Proteins co-encoded in one Cricetulus griseus strain 17A/GY chromosome 1 unlocalized genomic scaffold, alternate assembly CriGri-PICRH-1.0 chr1_1, whole genome shotgun sequence genomic window:
- the Pcdh20 gene encoding protocadherin-20 — MRGRGNARSSLVQAVSLRLSTWHPCLDMGHLHRPRSSTSHRNLPHVFLLFLFVGPFNCLASYSRATELLYSLNEGLPAGVLIGSLAEDLRLLPRASGRQSQQLLHPERTATEGNPPLSFSLASGGLSGQYVTLDNRSGELHTSAQEIDREALCLDGGGGAAWGGSTSIASSPSSDSCLLLLDVLVLPQEYFRFVKVKIAIRDINDNAPQFPISEISVWVPENSPVNTRLAIEHPAVDPDVGINGVQTYRLLDYHGTFTLDVEENENGERTPYLIVMGALDRETQDQYVSIIIAEDGGSPPLLGSATLTIGISDINDNCPVFIDSQINVTVYGNATVGTPIATVQAVDRDLGTNAQIAYSYSQKVPQESKDLFHLDETTGVITLFSKIGGNVLQTHKLTILANGPGCIPAVITALVSIIKVVFRPPEIVPRYIANEKDGVVYLKELEPVNTPIAFFTIRDPEGKYKINCYLDGEGPFRLAPYKPYSNEYLLETTKPMDYEQQQFYEIAVVAWNSEGFHDKRIIKVQLLDDNDNAPVFLQPLIELTIEENNAPNAFLTKLYATDADSGERGQVSYFLGPDAPSYFSLDNVTGILTVSTQLDREEKEKYRYTVRAVDCGKPPRESVATVALTVLDKNDNSPRFINKDFSFFVPENFPGYGEIGVISVTDADAGRNGWVALSVVNQSDIFVIDTGKGMLRAKVSLDREQQSSYTLWVEAVDGGEPALSSTTKITILLLDINDNPPLVLFPQSNMSYLLVLPSTLPGSPVTEVYAVDKDTGMNAVIAYSIIGRRGPRPESFRIDPKTGNITLEEALLQTDYGLHRLLVKVSDHGYPEPLHSTVMVNLFVNDTVSNESYIESLLRKEPEINIEEKEPQISIEPTHRKVESVSCMPTLVALSVISLGSITLVTGMGIYICLRRGKKHPRENENLEVQIPLKGTIDLCMRERKPMDISNI, encoded by the exons ATGCGCGGCCGAGGGAACGCGCGCAGCTCGCTGGTCCAGGCAGTGAGCTTGCGCCTGTCGACCTGGCACCCGTGCCTGGATATGGGGCATCTACATCGTCCCAGAAGCAGCACCAGCCACAGGAACCTGCCG catgtttttctgcttttcctcttcGTGGGACCGTTCAACTGCCTGGCGAGTTACAGCCGTGCCACCGAGCTTCTGTACAGTCTAAATGAGGGACTGCCCGCGGGCGTGCTCATAGGCAGCCTGGCCGAAGACCTAAGGCTGCTGCCCCGGGcttctgggaggcagagccagcagTTGCTGCACCCTGAGCGCACGGCCACGGAGGGgaacccccctctctctttcagcTTGGCCTCTGGAGGACTGAGTGGCCAGTATGTGACCCTAGACAACCGCTCTGGGGAGCTGCACACTTCTGCACAGGAGATCGACAGAGAAGCACTGTGTCTCGATGGGGGCGGAGGGGCTGCCTGGGGCGGCAGTACCTCCAtagcctcctctccttcctctgacTCTTGCCTTTTGCTTCTGGATGTACTGGTCCTGCCTCAGGAATATTTTAGGTTTGTGAAGGTGAAAATTGCCATCAGGGATATCAATGACAATGCTCCACAGTTCCCAATTTCTGAAATCTCGGTTTGGGTCCCGGAAAATTCACCTGTAAACACCCGATTGGCAATAGAGCACCCGGCCGTGGACCCTGATGTCGGCATTAATGGGGTGCAAACCTATCGTTTACTGGACTACCATGGCACGTTTACCCTGGACGtggaggagaatgagaatggggaACGAACCCCCTACCTGATTGTCATGGGTGCTTTGGACAGAGAAACCCAGGACCAGTATGTGAGCATCATCATAGCTGAAGATGGTGGGTCTCCACCACTGCTGGGCAGTGCCACTCTCACCATTGGCATAAGTGATATTAATGACAACTGTCCTGTCTTTATAGACTCACAAATTAATGTCACCGTTTATGGAAATGCTACAGTGGGCACCCCCATTGCAACTGTCCAGGCTGTAGACAGAGACTTGGGGACCAATGCACAGATTGCATATAGTTACAGCCAGAAAGTTCCACAAGAATCCAAGGATTTATTCCACCTGGATGAGACTACTGGAGTCATTACGCTTTTCAGTAAGATTGGTGGGAATGTTCTACAGACACACAAGCTCACCATCCTTGCTAATGGACCAGGCTGTATCCCTGCAGTGATCACTGCTCTTGTGTCCATCATTAAAGTCGTTTTCAGACCCCCAGAAATTGTCCCACGATATATTGCAAATGAGAAGGATGGGGTTGTATATCTGAAAGAACTGGAGCCTGTTAACACTCCAATTGCATTTTTCACCATAAGAGATCCAGAAGGTAAATACAAGATTAACTGCTACCTGGACGGTGAAGGGCCATTTAGGCTAGCACCCTACAAGCCGTACAGCAATGAATATTTGTTGGAGACCACAAAACCTATGGACTATGAGCAGCAGCAATTCTATGAAATAGCTGttgtggcctggaactcagaaggGTTTCACGACAAGAGAATCATTAAAGTACAACTTTTAGACGACAATGACAATGCTCCTGTTTTCCTTCAACCTTTGATAGAACTGACTATTGAAGAAAACAATGCACCCAATGCCTTTCTAACGAAGCTCTATGCTACAGATGCAGATAGTGGAGAGAGGGGTCAAGTTTCCTATTTCCTGGGACCAGATGCACCATCATATTTTTCCTTAGACAATGTCACAGGGATTCTGACAGTTTCTACTCAGctggacagagaagagaaagaaaagtatagGTACACTGTCCGTGCTGTGGACTGTGGGAAGCCACCCAGAGAATCCGTGGCTACAGTGGCTCTCACTGTGTTGGATAAAAATGACAACAGTCCTAGATTCATCAACAAGGACTTCAGCTTTTTTGTGCCAGAAAACTTTCCAGGATATGGTGAAATTGGAGTCATTAGTGTAACCGATGCTGACGCTGGGAGGAATGGATGGGTAGCCCTCTCAGTGGTAAACCAGAGTGACATTTTTGTCATAGATACAGGCAAGGGCATGCTGAGAGCTAAAGTGTCTTTAGACAGAGAGCAGCAAAGCTCCTACACTCTGTGGGTGGAAGCTGTTGATGGGGGTGAGCCTGCCCTTTCTTCTACCACAAAAATCACGATTCTCCTTCTGGACATCAATGATAACCCTCCCCTTGTCTTATTTCCTCAATCGAATATGTCTTATTTGTTGGTCCTACCCTCTACTCTCCCTGGCTCACCAGTAACAGAGGTTTATGCTGTTGACAAAGACACTGGCATGAATGCTGTCATAGCTTACAGCATCATAGGGAGAAGAGGTCCCCGGCCTGAGTCCTTCAGGATTGACCCTAAAACTGGCAACATAACTCTTGAAGAAGCTTTGCTGCAGACGGACTATGGACTGCATCGCTTGCTGGTAAAAGTGAGTGACCATGGCTACCCTGAACCTCTGCATTCCACTGTCATGGTGAACCTATTTGTCAATGACACTGTCAGTAATGAGAGCTATATTGAGAGTCTCTTAAGAAAAGAACCAGAGATTAATATAGAAGAGAAAGAACCACAAATCTCAATAGAACCAACTCATAGGAAGGTAGAATCTGTGTCCTGTATGCCCACATTAGTAGCTCTGTCTGTCATAAGCCTGGGCTCCATCACACTAGTCACAGGGATGGGGATATATATCTGCTTACGGAGAGGTAAAAAGCATCCCAGggaaaatgaaaatttggaaGTACAAATTCCACTGAAAGGAACAATTGActtgtgtatgagagagagaaaaccaaTGGATATTTCTAATATTTGA